A stretch of the Paenibacillus dendritiformis genome encodes the following:
- the tpiA gene encoding triose-phosphate isomerase translates to MRQPIIAGNWKMFKTVPEAVAFIQEVKGKAEVEGVESVICAPFTNLPALVEAAKGTSIKIGAQNLHFEDTGAFTGEISGAMLQDLGVQYVIIGHSERRAYFAETDEIVNKKMHAAFRHGLTPIVCVGESLEEREAGKTNDVCKVQTEAAFQGLSAEQAKSVVIAYEPIWAIGTGKSSTAQDANDSISYIRSVVAGLYNEEVAQAVRIQYGGSVKPENVREYMAASDIDGALVGGASLQPGSYIQLVEGAK, encoded by the coding sequence GTGAGACAACCGATTATTGCAGGGAACTGGAAAATGTTCAAAACGGTTCCGGAAGCCGTCGCTTTCATTCAAGAAGTGAAGGGGAAGGCGGAAGTGGAAGGCGTCGAAAGCGTCATCTGCGCACCGTTCACGAACTTGCCGGCTTTGGTGGAAGCGGCGAAGGGCACGTCCATCAAGATTGGCGCGCAGAACCTTCATTTTGAAGATACCGGCGCATTCACGGGGGAGATCAGCGGCGCGATGCTGCAAGACCTCGGCGTACAATATGTCATTATCGGTCACTCCGAGCGCCGCGCGTACTTCGCGGAGACGGATGAGATCGTGAACAAGAAGATGCATGCCGCATTCCGGCATGGCTTGACGCCTATCGTCTGCGTCGGCGAGTCGCTGGAAGAGCGCGAAGCCGGCAAGACGAACGACGTCTGCAAAGTGCAGACGGAAGCGGCGTTCCAAGGCCTGTCCGCTGAGCAGGCGAAGAGCGTCGTCATCGCTTATGAGCCAATCTGGGCGATCGGCACGGGCAAATCTTCGACGGCTCAGGATGCGAATGACTCGATCAGCTACATCCGCAGCGTCGTCGCCGGCTTGTACAATGAGGAAGTGGCGCAAGCGGTCCGCATCCAGTACGGCGGAAGCGTGAAGCCAGAGAATGTTCGCGAATATATGGCAGCGAGCGATATTGACGGCGCATTGGTAGGCGGCGCCAGCTTGCAGCCGGGTTCGTACATTCAACTGGTGGAAGGGGCGAAGTAA